The following coding sequences lie in one Micromonospora sp. R77 genomic window:
- a CDS encoding ABC transporter substrate-binding protein: MPVPVPARRLSRRGLLAAGGASTVAALLAGCSRRGPTERAAAGSWEFVDDRGEKVTAARRPNRIVAFTGVAAALIDFGLDAQIVGVFGETRRADGSAEPQAGDLDVEAVELLGNAWGQFDLEKYAALRPDLLVTHRYDPGALWYVPDESRAKILPLAPTVAVTTARVPMTRPIEQYARLAAALGADPAARKVTEARTRFAAAAGAVRQAVRANPGIRVLAASGSPDLCYVSNPKVSTDLMYFAELGVDLVVPTKLAQGDYFEALSWENADRFPADLILLDNRGTALQPKDLAGKPTWAGLPAVRAGQVTGWDAVPRFSYAGAAPLLENLATAIRAAKRVAP, encoded by the coding sequence ATGCCCGTACCCGTTCCCGCCCGCCGTCTCTCCCGCCGCGGCCTGCTCGCGGCCGGCGGGGCCAGCACCGTCGCCGCGCTGCTCGCCGGCTGTTCCCGACGTGGGCCCACCGAAAGAGCGGCGGCAGGGTCGTGGGAGTTCGTGGACGACCGCGGCGAGAAGGTGACCGCCGCGCGCCGGCCGAACCGGATCGTCGCCTTCACCGGGGTCGCCGCCGCACTGATCGATTTCGGACTGGACGCGCAGATCGTCGGCGTGTTCGGGGAGACCCGGCGCGCCGACGGCAGCGCCGAACCGCAGGCCGGCGACCTCGACGTCGAGGCGGTCGAGCTGCTCGGCAACGCCTGGGGCCAGTTCGACCTGGAGAAGTACGCCGCGCTCCGCCCCGATCTCCTGGTCACCCACAGGTACGACCCGGGCGCGCTCTGGTACGTCCCGGACGAGAGCCGGGCGAAGATCCTCCCGCTCGCGCCGACGGTCGCGGTGACCACCGCCCGGGTGCCGATGACCCGCCCCATCGAGCAGTACGCCCGACTCGCCGCCGCGCTCGGCGCCGACCCGGCGGCGCGGAAGGTCACCGAGGCCCGGACCCGGTTCGCCGCCGCCGCCGGGGCCGTCCGGCAGGCCGTCCGGGCCAACCCCGGCATCCGGGTGCTGGCCGCCTCCGGCAGCCCCGACCTGTGCTACGTCTCCAACCCGAAGGTCAGCACCGACCTGATGTACTTCGCCGAGTTGGGCGTCGACCTCGTGGTGCCGACGAAGCTGGCGCAGGGCGACTATTTCGAGGCGTTGAGCTGGGAGAACGCCGACCGCTTCCCCGCCGACCTGATCCTGCTGGACAACCGCGGCACCGCCCTGCAGCCGAAGGACCTCGCCGGGAAGCCCACCTGGGCCGGGCTCCCGGCGGTCCGCGCCGGCCAGGTCACCGGCTGGGACGCGGTGCCCCGCTTCTCGTACGCGGGTGCCGCGCCGCTGCTGGAGAACCTGGCCACCGCCATCCGCGCCGCGAAGCGGGTCGCCCCGTGA
- a CDS encoding ABC transporter ATP-binding protein — protein sequence MPRLVAEALTLGYEGRTVAENLTLAVPDHSFTVIVGPNACGKSTLLRALARLRRPTAGAVLLDGADIHRRSARDVARTLGMLPQSSVAPDGIRVAELVSYGRHPHQGLLRQWSRQDERVVAEAMAATGVTGLADRPVDELSGGQRQRVWIAMALAQQTPLLLLDEPTTWLDIAHQVEVLDLCARLHEEQGRTLVAVLHDLNQAARYATHLVALRDGRVVAAGEPRRVVTAELVGEVFGLRCRVIDDPETGTPLVVPAARVRRVAPTGRTSPAGR from the coding sequence ATGCCGCGACTGGTCGCCGAGGCGCTGACCCTGGGCTACGAGGGGCGCACCGTCGCCGAGAACCTCACGCTGGCCGTCCCCGACCACTCCTTCACGGTGATCGTCGGCCCCAACGCCTGCGGCAAGTCCACCCTGCTGCGGGCGCTGGCCCGACTGCGGCGGCCCACCGCCGGGGCGGTGCTCCTCGACGGCGCCGACATCCACCGCCGCTCCGCCCGGGACGTCGCCCGTACGCTCGGCATGCTGCCCCAGTCGTCGGTCGCGCCGGACGGCATCCGGGTCGCGGAGCTGGTGTCGTACGGCCGCCACCCGCACCAGGGGTTGCTGCGGCAGTGGTCCCGACAGGACGAGCGGGTGGTGGCCGAGGCGATGGCCGCGACGGGGGTGACGGGGCTCGCCGACCGGCCGGTCGACGAGCTCTCCGGCGGCCAGCGCCAACGGGTCTGGATCGCCATGGCGCTGGCCCAGCAGACCCCGTTGCTGCTGCTCGACGAGCCGACGACCTGGCTCGACATCGCCCACCAGGTCGAGGTGCTGGACCTCTGCGCCCGGCTGCACGAGGAGCAGGGCCGGACCCTGGTGGCCGTGCTGCACGACCTCAACCAGGCGGCCCGCTACGCCACCCACCTGGTGGCGCTGCGCGACGGCCGGGTGGTCGCCGCCGGCGAGCCGCGCCGGGTGGTCACCGCCGAGCTGGTCGGGGAGGTGTTCGGCCTGCGGTGCCGGGTGATCGACGACCCGGAGACCGGCACCCCGCTGGTCGTCCCCGCCGCCCGGGTACGGCGGGTGGCACCGACCGGGCGGACCTCGCCGGCCGGGCGCTGA
- a CDS encoding Na+/H+ antiporter: MEGLELIAVLGVTVLVGTTLGGRYSVAPPVLLIAMGALLGLAPPLADVTLPPEVVLLLFLPAILYRESLVVSIREIRANLLVITLLAVVLVGLTMVAVSAAAQALGVRPAAAWVLGAVLAPTDAAAVAGLAKRMPRALLTTLRAESLINDGTALVLFSVAVAVIVGGAGPHPLGLLQRFAVSVAGGLAAGLLTGTVVILVRRRLDDPLREGGLSILTPFVAFLLAESVHASGVLAVVVAGLLLSFAGPRVIRARSRVTAYAFWDLSTFMINGGLFVLLGLQVPRALRGVSSTSAMRAMLVAVVVTAVVMVTRMLWVQLSTSAVQAVDRRASRRERRFDFRVRTAAGWAGFRGAVSLAAALAVPLTTSAGTPVPDRDLIIFVTVTVIVLTMLIQGTTMPAVVGWAGLTGERARADELDLARLRATEAGLAALPRVAAELAVSPDVVDRLRADYQQHLDDVRATDDPATVRARDEDRRLRLAVLDHKRREVTRLRNRNEIDDAVLREVQAALDIEELRLLGPATED, from the coding sequence GTGGAGGGCCTCGAGCTGATCGCGGTCCTCGGCGTGACGGTGCTGGTCGGGACCACGCTCGGCGGTCGCTACAGCGTGGCGCCCCCGGTGCTGCTCATCGCGATGGGTGCCCTGCTGGGCCTGGCCCCGCCGCTGGCCGACGTCACGCTCCCGCCCGAGGTGGTGCTGCTGCTCTTCCTGCCGGCGATCCTCTACCGGGAGAGCCTGGTGGTCAGCATCCGGGAGATCCGGGCCAACCTGCTGGTCATCACCCTGCTGGCGGTGGTCCTGGTCGGGTTGACCATGGTCGCGGTCTCCGCCGCCGCGCAGGCGCTCGGCGTCCGGCCGGCCGCCGCCTGGGTGCTCGGCGCCGTGCTCGCACCGACCGACGCGGCGGCGGTCGCCGGGCTGGCCAAGCGGATGCCGCGCGCCCTGCTGACCACGCTGCGCGCGGAGAGCCTGATCAACGACGGCACGGCGTTGGTGCTCTTCTCGGTCGCCGTGGCGGTCATCGTCGGTGGCGCGGGACCGCACCCGCTCGGGTTGCTCCAACGCTTCGCCGTCTCGGTCGCCGGTGGGCTGGCCGCCGGGCTGCTCACCGGGACCGTGGTGATCCTGGTCCGCCGACGCCTCGACGACCCGCTGCGCGAGGGTGGGCTGAGCATCCTCACCCCCTTCGTGGCGTTCCTGCTGGCCGAGAGCGTGCACGCCAGCGGGGTGCTCGCGGTGGTGGTGGCGGGCCTGCTGCTCTCCTTCGCCGGGCCGCGCGTCATCCGGGCCCGCTCCCGGGTCACCGCGTACGCCTTCTGGGACCTGTCCACCTTCATGATCAACGGCGGGCTCTTCGTCCTGCTCGGCCTGCAGGTGCCCCGCGCACTGCGTGGGGTGTCCAGCACCTCGGCGATGCGGGCGATGCTCGTCGCCGTCGTGGTCACCGCCGTCGTGATGGTCACCCGGATGCTGTGGGTGCAGCTCTCCACGTCCGCGGTCCAGGCGGTCGACCGGCGCGCGTCGCGCCGCGAGCGCCGGTTCGACTTCCGGGTACGCACCGCCGCCGGCTGGGCGGGCTTCCGGGGCGCGGTCTCCCTCGCCGCCGCCCTGGCGGTGCCGCTGACCACCTCCGCCGGCACCCCGGTGCCGGACCGGGACCTGATCATCTTCGTCACGGTGACCGTCATCGTGCTGACCATGCTGATCCAGGGCACCACCATGCCCGCCGTGGTCGGCTGGGCCGGCCTGACGGGCGAACGGGCCCGGGCGGACGAACTCGACCTGGCCCGCCTGCGTGCCACGGAGGCCGGGCTCGCAGCCCTGCCCCGGGTGGCGGCCGAACTGGCTGTCTCCCCGGACGTGGTCGACCGGCTCCGGGCGGACTACCAGCAGCACCTCGACGACGTCCGCGCGACTGACGATCCGGCGACCGTCCGGGCGCGTGACGAGGACCGGCGGCTGCGGCTGGCGGTGCTGGACCACAAGCGCCGCGAGGTGACCCGGCTGCGGAACCGCAACGAGATCGACGACGCGGTGCTGCGGGAGGTGCAGGCCGCCCTGGACATCGAGGAACTCCGGCTGCTCGGTCCCGCCACCGAGGACTGA
- a CDS encoding L-threonylcarbamoyladenylate synthase, whose protein sequence is MARYYDIHPDNPQPRILGQVAGLIRDGGLIAYPTDSCYALGCRLGDRTGLDRIREIRRLDDRHHFTLVCRDFAQLGQFVQISNSVFRLVKACTPGSYTFILPATREVPRRMLHPRKRTVGVRVPAHTVTQALLAELGEPLVSSTLLLPGQDEPMTQGWEIKELLDHALDAVLDAGECGTEPTTVVDLSDGEPEILRRGAGDPSRFE, encoded by the coding sequence GTGGCGCGGTACTACGACATCCACCCCGACAACCCGCAGCCCCGGATCCTCGGCCAGGTCGCCGGCCTGATCCGGGACGGTGGGCTCATCGCCTATCCGACCGACTCCTGCTATGCCCTCGGCTGCCGGCTGGGCGACCGGACCGGGCTCGACCGGATCCGGGAGATCCGCCGGCTCGACGACCGGCACCACTTCACCCTGGTCTGCCGCGACTTCGCGCAGCTCGGCCAGTTCGTCCAGATCAGCAACTCGGTCTTCCGGCTGGTCAAGGCCTGCACCCCGGGCAGCTACACCTTCATCCTGCCGGCGACCCGGGAGGTGCCGCGCCGGATGCTGCACCCGCGCAAGCGCACGGTCGGGGTCCGGGTCCCCGCGCACACCGTCACCCAGGCGCTGCTGGCCGAGCTCGGCGAGCCGCTGGTCTCCAGCACCCTGCTGCTGCCCGGCCAGGACGAGCCGATGACCCAGGGCTGGGAGATCAAGGAACTCCTCGACCACGCCCTCGACGCGGTGCTCGACGCGGGCGAGTGCGGCACCGAGCCGACCACCGTCGTCGACCTGTCGGACGGCGAGCCGGAGATCCTGCGGCGCGGCGCCGGCGATCCGTCCCGGTTCGAGTAA
- a CDS encoding isochorismatase family protein, with the protein MTTLENRPHTALLVIDVQNDVVAGAHDRDTVVANIDGLVARARRESVPVVWVQHSDEQLAKDSDGWRIVPELSRDDAEPLVQKNYGDSFEATDLEAVLAGLGVGRLVVVGAQTDACIRSTLHGALVRGYDTTLVSDAHTTEDLSAWGAPPPAQVIAHTNLYWSHQAAPGRTAGTVETKDVDFGTAS; encoded by the coding sequence ATGACCACACTCGAGAACCGGCCGCACACCGCGCTGCTCGTCATCGACGTGCAGAACGACGTCGTCGCGGGCGCCCACGACCGCGACACCGTCGTCGCCAACATCGACGGCCTGGTCGCCCGGGCCCGGCGGGAGAGTGTCCCGGTCGTCTGGGTGCAGCACTCCGACGAGCAGCTCGCGAAGGACAGCGACGGCTGGCGGATCGTCCCCGAGCTGAGCCGGGACGACGCCGAGCCGCTGGTGCAGAAGAACTACGGCGACTCCTTCGAGGCCACCGACCTCGAGGCGGTGCTGGCGGGACTGGGCGTCGGGCGGCTGGTGGTCGTCGGGGCCCAGACCGACGCGTGCATCCGCTCGACGCTGCACGGCGCCCTCGTGCGGGGTTACGACACGACGCTGGTCAGCGACGCGCACACGACCGAGGACCTGTCGGCCTGGGGTGCTCCCCCGCCGGCCCAGGTCATCGCGCACACCAACCTGTACTGGTCGCACCAGGCCGCGCCGGGCCGGACGGCCGGCACGGTGGAGACGAAGGACGTCGACTTCGGCACCGCCTCCTGA
- a CDS encoding LacI family DNA-binding transcriptional regulator — MPITIADVAVRAGVSKTTVSRVLNGKDEVDRRTADRVRAVIDDLGYVPSARAVGLARGRARVVGVLVPALTWPWMGEVLQGAVDVVEAEGYGLLLFTCNQGDESMRRFASQVSARSFDGLLVVEPEGTLDYITELHRRGLPVILVDDRGHQPGFPSVRTTNADGARAAAAHLLALGRRRPLVVTGLRRFGCTRERLAGFARGYADAGVPIDPALTVEGDFTFECGREAVRRLLAAGVAFDAVFAHNDLSAAGALQALRDAGHRVPQDVAVVGFDDLPLAGHTHPPLTSVRQPLRQMGAVAARTLISHFGGAPLPDRPTVIPTTFTVRASTTGT, encoded by the coding sequence GTGCCGATCACCATCGCCGACGTCGCCGTCCGGGCCGGCGTGAGCAAGACGACGGTCTCCCGGGTGCTCAACGGCAAGGACGAGGTCGACCGGCGTACCGCCGACCGGGTGCGCGCCGTCATCGACGACCTCGGGTACGTGCCCAGCGCCCGGGCCGTCGGTCTGGCCCGGGGGCGTGCCCGGGTGGTCGGCGTGCTGGTGCCGGCGCTCACCTGGCCGTGGATGGGCGAGGTCCTCCAGGGCGCCGTCGACGTCGTCGAGGCCGAGGGGTACGGCCTGCTCCTGTTCACCTGCAACCAGGGCGACGAGTCGATGCGGCGGTTCGCCTCCCAGGTGTCGGCCCGGTCCTTCGACGGGCTGCTGGTGGTCGAGCCGGAGGGCACCCTGGACTACATCACCGAGCTGCACCGGCGCGGCCTGCCGGTGATCCTCGTCGACGACCGGGGCCACCAGCCGGGCTTCCCCTCGGTGCGGACCACCAACGCCGACGGCGCCCGGGCCGCCGCCGCGCACCTGCTGGCCCTCGGCCGACGGCGTCCCCTGGTCGTCACCGGCCTGCGCCGCTTCGGCTGCACCCGGGAACGGCTGGCCGGCTTCGCCCGGGGCTACGCCGACGCCGGCGTGCCGATCGACCCGGCGCTGACCGTGGAGGGCGACTTCACCTTCGAGTGCGGACGCGAGGCGGTCCGTCGGCTGCTCGCCGCCGGGGTGGCCTTCGACGCCGTCTTCGCCCACAACGACCTCTCCGCCGCGGGGGCGCTGCAGGCGCTGCGCGACGCCGGCCACCGGGTGCCGCAGGACGTGGCCGTGGTCGGTTTCGACGACCTGCCCCTGGCCGGCCACACCCATCCGCCGCTGACCTCCGTACGCCAGCCGCTGCGGCAGATGGGGGCGGTGGCGGCCCGCACCCTGATCTCCCACTTCGGCGGGGCACCGCTGCCCGACCGACCGACCGTCATCCCGACCACCTTCACCGTGCGCGCCTCGACCACCGGCACCTGA
- a CDS encoding ABC transporter substrate-binding protein — protein sequence MRRRQLLAIALAGAVTLAGCGETANTRARDGKGGATVLNVGMPNGPQTENHNPFLTTSSAASLGYRWQIYEPLMMWNPVKPADPLKPWLATRAEWSPDYRSVTVTVRDNATWSDGKPVTAADVAFTYDLVRKNDALNSSATPYQSVTTSGNQVTLTFASPQFVNQQKILAQVPIVPEHVWSAVKDPTTDINAKPVGSGAYTLKSFTPQTTTLTVRTNGYWQELPKVKELRYTSYTDNNAQTTALANGESEWSFVFIPNVKTVFVAKDEQHHKVWAPPVLGIHGLYVNTAKKPFDNPALRRAMNMVINREDIFNQAESGYFHPLVRSVTGLPSPAGDSYISADFTGKEQKVDVEGAKKTLTDAGFSYAGSTLRDPSGKPVTLTLTDPAGWSDYQTSLEIVKDNLSTIGITATVDKANQDAWFRNVEEGRFDATFRWTNGGATPYDIYQTVMDGRLLKPVGKASPAGNFGRFDSPEATAALAAYANATDDAARTAALATLQKVFVEQAPMIPVGADNVGAAYSTKNWTGWPDDSNAYGAAQPTQPNAGDVVLHLRPAGS from the coding sequence ATGAGAAGACGGCAGCTCCTCGCCATCGCGCTGGCCGGCGCGGTGACCCTCGCCGGCTGCGGCGAGACCGCGAACACCAGGGCCCGCGACGGCAAGGGCGGCGCGACGGTGCTCAACGTCGGCATGCCCAACGGGCCGCAGACCGAGAACCACAACCCGTTCCTCACCACCTCCTCGGCCGCGTCGCTCGGCTACCGCTGGCAGATCTACGAGCCGCTGATGATGTGGAACCCGGTCAAGCCGGCCGACCCGCTCAAGCCATGGCTGGCCACCAGGGCCGAATGGTCCCCGGACTACCGGTCGGTCACGGTCACCGTCCGGGACAACGCCACCTGGTCCGACGGCAAGCCGGTCACCGCCGCCGACGTCGCGTTCACCTACGACCTGGTCAGGAAGAACGACGCGCTGAACAGCTCGGCCACGCCGTACCAGTCGGTCACGACCAGCGGGAACCAGGTCACGCTGACCTTCGCCTCACCGCAGTTCGTCAACCAGCAGAAGATCCTGGCCCAGGTGCCGATCGTGCCGGAGCACGTCTGGTCGGCGGTCAAGGACCCGACCACCGACATCAACGCCAAGCCGGTCGGCAGCGGGGCGTACACGCTGAAGTCGTTCACCCCGCAGACCACGACGCTGACGGTCCGTACCAACGGGTACTGGCAGGAGCTGCCGAAGGTCAAGGAGCTGCGCTACACGTCGTACACCGACAACAACGCGCAGACCACCGCCCTGGCCAACGGCGAGTCGGAGTGGAGCTTCGTCTTCATCCCCAACGTCAAGACCGTCTTCGTGGCCAAGGACGAGCAGCACCACAAGGTGTGGGCGCCGCCGGTGCTCGGCATCCACGGCCTCTACGTCAACACCGCGAAGAAGCCGTTCGACAACCCGGCGCTGCGCCGGGCGATGAACATGGTGATCAACCGCGAGGACATCTTCAACCAGGCCGAGTCCGGCTACTTCCACCCGCTCGTACGCAGCGTCACCGGCCTGCCCAGCCCGGCCGGGGACAGCTACATCTCCGCCGACTTCACCGGCAAGGAGCAGAAGGTCGACGTCGAGGGGGCGAAGAAGACCCTCACCGACGCGGGCTTCAGCTATGCCGGCAGCACCCTGCGCGACCCGTCCGGCAAACCGGTCACGCTCACCCTCACCGACCCGGCCGGCTGGTCGGACTACCAGACCAGCCTGGAGATCGTGAAGGACAACCTGTCGACGATCGGCATCACCGCCACCGTCGACAAGGCCAACCAGGACGCCTGGTTCCGCAACGTCGAGGAGGGCCGCTTCGACGCGACCTTCCGGTGGACCAACGGCGGCGCCACCCCGTACGACATCTACCAGACGGTCATGGACGGGCGGCTGCTCAAGCCGGTCGGCAAGGCCTCCCCCGCCGGCAACTTCGGCCGGTTCGACAGCCCGGAGGCCACCGCGGCGCTGGCCGCGTACGCCAACGCCACCGACGACGCCGCGCGCACCGCGGCGCTGGCCACGCTGCAGAAGGTCTTCGTCGAGCAGGCCCCGATGATCCCGGTCGGCGCGGACAACGTCGGCGCCGCCTACAGCACGAAGAACTGGACGGGCTGGCCGGACGACAGCAACGCCTACGGGGCGGCGCAGCCCACCCAGCCGAACGCCGGGGACGTGGTGCTGCACCTGAGGCCGGCGGGTTCCTGA
- a CDS encoding ABC transporter ATP-binding protein, which translates to MASPTTDAPAAGEDVLEAVGLTKHFPVRRRLRGLLSRTRLTVHAVDDVHLTLRRGRVTALVGESGSGKSTVARLLAQLQPLTAGTVRLHGTPVTVRGGRPFRAYVRRVQLIFQDPFASLNPVHTVRYHLTRALRIHGNAGRTPAELEAALAGLLDRVSLTPAGRYLDAFPHELSGGQRQRVAIARALGADPEVLLADEPVSMLDVSIRLGVLNLLRDLTERLRLAVLYITHDIASARYFADETLVMYAGRLVEGGDSETVTQHPAHPYTRLLIESAPDPDRLTGAARAGDGERGGGEPPSLIRPPAGCRFHPRCPAAMPRCGTDLPPRLAVGDRPGHWAACWLYDPAEATS; encoded by the coding sequence ATGGCATCGCCCACCACCGACGCCCCGGCCGCCGGCGAGGACGTGCTGGAGGCGGTCGGCCTCACCAAGCACTTCCCCGTCCGCCGCCGGCTGCGCGGCCTGCTCTCCCGCACCCGGCTGACCGTGCACGCGGTCGACGACGTCCACCTCACCCTGCGCCGCGGCCGGGTCACCGCCCTGGTCGGCGAGTCCGGCTCCGGCAAGTCGACCGTCGCCCGGCTGCTCGCGCAGCTCCAGCCGCTGACCGCCGGCACCGTCCGGCTGCACGGCACGCCGGTCACCGTCCGCGGCGGTCGGCCCTTCCGGGCGTACGTCCGGCGGGTGCAACTGATCTTCCAGGACCCGTTCGCGTCGCTGAACCCGGTGCACACGGTCCGCTACCACCTGACCCGGGCGCTGCGCATCCACGGCAACGCCGGACGGACCCCGGCCGAGCTGGAGGCGGCCCTGGCCGGGCTGCTCGACCGGGTGTCGCTCACCCCGGCCGGGCGCTACCTGGACGCGTTCCCGCACGAGCTCTCCGGCGGGCAGCGGCAGCGGGTGGCCATCGCCCGGGCGCTCGGCGCCGACCCCGAGGTGCTGCTCGCCGACGAGCCGGTCTCGATGCTCGACGTCTCCATCCGCCTCGGCGTGCTCAACCTGCTGCGCGACCTGACGGAACGGCTGCGGCTGGCCGTCCTCTACATCACCCACGACATCGCCTCGGCCCGCTACTTCGCCGACGAGACCCTGGTGATGTACGCGGGCCGGCTCGTCGAGGGGGGCGACAGCGAGACGGTCACCCAGCATCCGGCCCACCCGTACACCCGGCTGTTGATCGAGTCGGCGCCGGACCCGGACCGGCTCACCGGGGCGGCCCGGGCCGGTGACGGCGAGCGGGGCGGCGGCGAGCCGCCCAGCCTGATCCGGCCGCCGGCCGGTTGCCGGTTCCACCCCCGCTGCCCGGCGGCGATGCCGCGCTGCGGCACCGACCTGCCACCGCGGCTGGCCGTCGGCGACCGGCCCGGCCACTGGGCGGCCTGCTGGCTCTACGACCCGGCGGAGGCGACGTCGTGA
- a CDS encoding ABC transporter permease: MTYLLRRIGFYLFTAWAALTINFFIPRMIPGDPVKSLIARYQGQLSTDAINSLYVLFGIDTHDSLWDQYVDYWRQLLHGDLGLSFTAFPAPVSEVIADALPWTLALVGVTTLVSFALGTGLGVLAGWRRGSWVDGLLPATTFLSSVPYFWLGLVAIALLAGPGSFFPSSGGYDPGLVPAPDGIFLGSAVRHSVLPAATILISSMSGWILSMRNMMVTVAAEDYITVAHAKGLPERRVALSYAARNALLPNIAGFALSLGFIVGGTLLVEIVFSYPGLGFLLFRAVSAKDYPLMQGIFLVITLSVLVANLVADLAYLALDPRTRKEG, from the coding sequence GTGACCTACCTGCTGCGCCGGATCGGCTTCTATCTCTTCACCGCCTGGGCGGCGCTGACCATCAACTTCTTCATCCCCCGGATGATCCCCGGCGACCCGGTGAAGTCGCTGATCGCCCGCTACCAGGGCCAGCTCAGCACCGACGCGATCAACTCGCTGTACGTGCTGTTCGGCATCGACACCCACGACAGCCTCTGGGACCAGTACGTCGACTACTGGCGGCAACTGCTGCACGGCGACCTGGGCCTGTCGTTCACCGCGTTCCCCGCGCCGGTGTCCGAGGTGATCGCCGACGCGCTGCCCTGGACCCTCGCCCTGGTCGGCGTCACCACCCTGGTCAGCTTCGCCCTCGGTACCGGGTTGGGCGTGCTGGCCGGCTGGCGGCGCGGCTCCTGGGTGGACGGGTTGCTGCCGGCCACCACCTTCCTCTCCTCGGTGCCGTACTTCTGGCTCGGCCTGGTCGCGATCGCGCTGCTCGCCGGCCCGGGCAGCTTCTTCCCCTCCTCCGGCGGCTACGACCCCGGCCTGGTGCCGGCCCCGGACGGCATCTTCCTGGGCAGCGCGGTACGGCACAGCGTGCTGCCCGCCGCGACCATCCTGATCTCCTCGATGAGCGGCTGGATCCTCAGCATGCGCAACATGATGGTGACCGTGGCCGCCGAGGACTACATCACCGTGGCGCACGCCAAGGGCCTGCCGGAACGCCGGGTGGCGCTGAGCTACGCGGCGCGCAACGCGCTGCTGCCGAACATCGCCGGGTTCGCCCTGTCGCTGGGCTTCATCGTCGGCGGCACCCTGCTGGTGGAGATCGTCTTCTCCTATCCGGGGCTGGGTTTCCTGCTCTTCCGCGCGGTCAGCGCCAAGGACTACCCGCTCATGCAGGGCATCTTCCTGGTCATCACGCTGTCGGTGCTGGTGGCGAACCTGGTCGCCGACCTGGCGTACCTGGCGCTGGACCCCCGTACCCGCAAGGAGGGCTGA
- a CDS encoding ABC transporter permease: MAIPTSSIEQVIPTQGAMAQPAAARRRRFRFVANGKAATGLAVVAAYALLAVLGPWLAPYDPDARSGDLLQPPSAQHWFGTTHLGQDVFSQILVGTRGVMLVGLTAGVVATVLAVLVGVTAGYLGGLADDGLSALSNVFLVIPALPLIIIVTSTVSDAGDLVVALVIGLTSWAWGARVLRAQTLSLRRRDYVEAARATGETTWRIIVFEILPNLTAIIASGFVGTVIFAVMSEITLAFIGISSVSSWNWGTILFWAQSQQALAQGAWWWFVPAGLAIALLGTALALINFGIDEFVSPRLRSAGRARVRTADGHLVRMRVGFTPVLASRAVPAPRPDAVTPKEVGR; the protein is encoded by the coding sequence GTGGCCATCCCCACCTCCAGCATCGAGCAGGTCATCCCGACCCAGGGCGCGATGGCGCAGCCCGCCGCCGCCCGGCGCCGCCGGTTCCGGTTCGTGGCCAACGGAAAGGCCGCGACCGGGCTGGCCGTGGTCGCGGCGTACGCGCTGCTCGCGGTGCTCGGCCCCTGGCTCGCCCCGTACGACCCGGACGCCCGCAGCGGCGACCTGCTCCAGCCGCCGTCCGCGCAGCACTGGTTCGGCACCACCCACCTCGGCCAGGACGTGTTCAGCCAGATCCTGGTCGGCACCCGCGGGGTGATGCTGGTCGGGTTGACCGCCGGGGTGGTGGCGACCGTCCTGGCGGTCCTGGTCGGGGTGACCGCCGGCTATCTCGGTGGACTCGCCGACGACGGGCTCTCCGCGCTGTCCAACGTGTTCCTGGTGATCCCGGCGCTGCCGCTGATCATCATCGTGACCTCCACCGTCAGCGACGCCGGTGACCTGGTGGTGGCCCTGGTCATCGGCCTGACCTCGTGGGCCTGGGGGGCGCGGGTGCTGCGCGCCCAGACGCTGTCGCTGCGCCGCCGCGACTACGTGGAGGCGGCCCGGGCCACCGGGGAGACCACCTGGCGGATCATCGTCTTCGAGATCCTGCCGAACCTGACCGCGATCATCGCCTCCGGCTTCGTCGGCACGGTGATCTTCGCGGTGATGTCGGAGATCACCCTGGCCTTCATCGGGATCTCCTCCGTCTCGTCGTGGAACTGGGGGACGATCCTGTTCTGGGCGCAGAGCCAGCAGGCCCTCGCCCAGGGCGCGTGGTGGTGGTTCGTGCCCGCCGGGCTGGCCATCGCGCTGCTCGGCACCGCCCTCGCGCTGATCAACTTCGGGATCGACGAGTTCGTCAGTCCGAGGCTGCGCAGCGCCGGTCGGGCCCGGGTCCGCACCGCCGACGGGCACCTGGTCCGGATGCGGGTCGGCTTCACCCCGGTGCTGGCGTCCCGGGCCGTCCCCGCGCCCCGTCCGGACGCGGTCACCCCGAAGGAGGTCGGGCGATGA